CTCAAGCTTGATGCCAGCAATCGTCGTCTTCAATCCGTCGTCTGGGACTTGGATCGTCGGCGGTACAAAACCGTTTCCACCGTCGTGATCAGCGGTCAGCGCCGGGGCGACGCCGCGATTCGTGCTCTCCATGGGCGAGAGCTTCCGTCCGAATTGACGCACGTTCCGTTTTTGCTTGACCGGTCCAGCGGCTTTGGTCGTGCCTTCGGCCGATCCGAAGTTTTCGGTCCCGTAAATGTCTGGCATTTCTTCGCCAACAAATGCACTCGCGCCGCCGATATGGTCGCCATGACTGTGGGTGTAGATGATTGCTTTGACAGGCTTGTCGCTGTGAACGCGGAGAGCTTCGAAAGCCTCCTTGGCGCTCTGAGGTCCTTTCAACGTGTCGATGATGATGACTCCGTCCTTGCCAACAATCATCGACGTGTTCGCGCCGTGAAATCCAACGGCGGTGAAAACGTTGTCCGTGACTTGGACGACACCTTTCTGAAACTGCTGCTGTTGCGAATTCAGCATTTTCAACGCCGTCTGCGGATCAACTTGGGTGTCGCTGTGGGCGATTCCTGGCGAGACGATTGCTGGCGCGACAAAGGATGCGAACACCAGAGCGATTGATTTGAGTGGGATCGACATGTGGTACGTTCCTCGGATGAAGGGCTGGTTCTGCTTGGCGAAGTGGTTTTGTCGGTGCGGTGCGAACCATCCGGTGAGCAATCCGAGGGCCCGCGTCCTTGTGGTCGTCAGGGGACGATCATGCGAGCGAGTGCGACTTCAAAGAATCGAAATACGCTTCCCAGCTCTGGTGCTCGCGGCCGGCTGCCTCAACAAAGTGGCTTTCGTTGTCCACCGCACCGGTGCGAATGCCTTCGTAGATGCCAGCGATGATGTTGCCCAGGAATTCGCCAAGTTCTTGCGTGCGGTCGTCGCGATATTCTTCGACGGACATGGAACGAAAGGTAAGTTGGGTTCCAAACGCGTCGTTCAAGGAGTCCGTCAATTGCTGTTGAGTGATCGCGTCACCGTGCAGGTTGTAAGTGTGCCCGTTGTGTTTTGATTCCGTCAACATTTTCGCATAGGCAAACGCGAGTTCAGGACGCGTTGTGTACCCGCATTTTCCATCCCCGGCGCAGCTTGCGATCTCGCCTCGTTGTTGGTAATTGTCGATGTATTCCACGTCGGGCTCGATGTAGATGCCGTTGCGACCGATCACCCAATCCAGACCACTTTCACGGATGTCCGTTTCGGTTTGCCGGTTGCTTTGCACCACGGGTGAGAACGCAGTGCCGTCCTCCGCACCTTGAATGCTGGTGTAAACGATCTTGCGGACACCCGCCTGCTTGGCCGCTTCGATGACGTTGCGTTGTTGTTCGATGCGTTTCTCGGGAGCATCCATTCCGGACACCAGCAAGACGTGGTCGATGCCTTCGAGCGAGCTGGCAAGGTCGGATCGCGAGTTGTAATCGCCCGGTCGGATTTCAATCCCGAGCGAGCGGGCTTTGCTGGGAGTCCGAGCCAGTCCGATGACGTTTTCCTGGCCCACGATTGGAAGCGCTGCGTTGACTACTGCGCCACCCAGGTGGCCGCTGGCGGAAGTGATTGCGACTTTCATGATCGAATTCCTCGTCGGTGGGGGATGGCGAATTGCATCGTCGTGCGACTGGGAAAACTTG
This window of the Rhodopirellula bahusiensis genome carries:
- a CDS encoding SDR family oxidoreductase, producing MMKVAITSASGHLGGAVVNAALPIVGQENVIGLARTPSKARSLGIEIRPGDYNSRSDLASSLEGIDHVLLVSGMDAPEKRIEQQRNVIEAAKQAGVRKIVYTSIQGAEDGTAFSPVVQSNRQTETDIRESGLDWVIGRNGIYIEPDVEYIDNYQQRGEIASCAGDGKCGYTTRPELAFAYAKMLTESKHNGHTYNLHGDAITQQQLTDSLNDAFGTQLTFRSMSVEEYRDDRTQELGEFLGNIIAGIYEGIRTGAVDNESHFVEAAGREHQSWEAYFDSLKSHSLA